The following are encoded in a window of Haliotis asinina isolate JCU_RB_2024 chromosome 14, JCU_Hal_asi_v2, whole genome shotgun sequence genomic DNA:
- the LOC137262281 gene encoding eukaryotic translation initiation factor 3 subunit M-like — MSTPVFIDIAVPEQTSELRSYLKSLGAEICEENSESGILTDLKNVVEASTICWKEIQNDGEVEMLFNGIISLILMVPPEGVESLGTLFCEKIVKATTSEKRLGVRVKLLSNLFYGLPDVAPLRYTVYCAMLKLAGQGDLGLVPTDLSMVKEWITQWNISAQKTQNMLRILYDALVEGKMSEQATAVMIELLGTYTEDNASQARDDAHKCIVTCLADPSTYLMDHLLSLKPVKFLEGELIHDLLSIFVSGKLSQYQQFYKNNTDFVNSLGLSHEQNLRKMRLLTFMQMAENRKEIEFSVIQDEMQLSSDQVEEFIIDVLRTKAVRARIDQIQRKVVVISTTHRTFTKHHWQVLRSALSEWQERLKGIEANFASLSALQSQVPS; from the exons ATGAGTACGCCAGTATTCATAGATATAGCGGTCCCTGAACAG ACTTCAGAGTTAAGAAGCTATCTTAAGTCTCTGGGGGCAGAAATCTGTGAAGAAAACTCTGAAAGCGGGATCCTAACAGATTTAAAGAATGTGGTTGAAGCAAGCACGATATGTTGGAAAGAAATTCAAAATGATGGTG AGGTTGAGATGCTGTTCAATGGAATCATATCCTTGATACTTATGGTGCCTCCAGAGGGGGTGGAGAGCCTGGGAACTCTTTTCTGTGAGAAGATAGTGAAAGCCACAACGTCAGAGAAGCGACTTGGTGTCCGAGTTAAATT ATTAAGCAACTTGTTCTATGGCCTGCCAGATGTTGCCCCTCTTCGATACACTGTGTACTGTGCTATGTTGAAGCTAGCAGGACAAGGAGACCTCGGCCTTGTGCCCACAGATCTGAGCATG GTCAAAGAGTGGATCACACAGTGGAACATCAGCGCCCAGAAGACACAGAACATGCTGAGAATTCTCTATGATGCTCTCGTTGAAGGGAAAATGAG TGAACAAGCCACAGCAGTGATGATAGAGCTGCTGGGAACATACACGGAAGATAACGCCTCCCAGGCACGTGATGACGCCCACAAGTGTATCGTCACATGTCTGGCAGATCCCAGCACATACCTGATGGATCATCTGTTGTCTCTGAAGCCAGTCAAGTTCCTGGAGGGAGAACTCATTCACGAT CTCCTCTCCATATTTGTGTCGGGGAAACTGTCACAATATCAGCAGTTTTACAAGAACAACACAGACTTTGTAAACTCATTGG GTCTTTCCCACGAGCAGAACCTGAGGAAGATGCGTCTGTTGACCTTTATGCAGATGGCAGAGAACAGGAAGGAGATTGAGTTTTCTGTCATCCAGGACGAGATGCAGCTGAGCAGCGACCAGGTTGAAGAGTTTATCATAGATG TGTTGAGGACTAAAGCTGTGCGAGCCAGAATTGACCAGATTCAGAGGAAAGTTGTGGTGATCTCCACAACCCATCGGACATTCACAAAGCATCACTGGCAGGTGCTCCGCTCGGCCTTGTCAGAGTGGCAGGAGAGGCTAAAGGGAATAGAAGCCAACTTCGCTTCGTTGTCTGCACTTCAGTCACAAGTTCCAtcgtaa